CCCGCCGCGGCCGAACCCGCCGAACGGCCCGCGCCCCCCGCCGAACGGGAATCCGGGGCCCCCGAAGCCGCGCCCGAATTCCCACGGGAACGGGCCGGGACCGCGGCGGCCCCGGTCGCGGCGCTCCCGGCGCTCGTCGTGGTCGTGGGGACCGTGCGAGCCGTGCGGGCCGTGCGGGCCGTGCGGGCCATGGTGATGCCCGTGGTCCCAGCCCGAGGCGGCGGCGCGCAGAGCGGCCACGGCGGCGTCCCCGATCATGCGCGGGTCGGGCAAGGGTCCGCGCCTCGCGTATGCGTACGACATGTCTTCCCCCTGTCTGAACGATCGACCATCGATCGCTCTCGATGCCTCAAAGATATATCGTTACCGTTCTCAGAACAACCCATGGACGAGGGAAAGGCGCGACCCGGCGGCGCGGGCGATCTGCGTGCCCCTGGTGACGCGAGCCCCGTGACGGCCGGGGATTCGCCGCGTCCGGCCCACGGAATCGGGGGCTCCTTCAGGCTGTGGTCAATGCCCAGCTAGGCACGGTCCAAAATTGAGTGACGCAGATCACGAAAATGCGGGAACAGACCGCGGGGTCCGAGCGTTAGCAGCTATCGACGGGTCCGTTCTGCTTTGAGAGGGCTGGGGGGTGCTCTTGGAGCGGAACGGCCCGTCTGCCTTTTCCTGGGCTCTTCCCCAGACTTCCCCGACGTACCGTCCCGTAACGTCTGCATCACCTGTCCGTAACCCGTCGTAGGCAGCATTTCCCGCCTCCGGGGGCAAGCGACACGCCGGTACGTTGATGGCAAACTTCCCGCGTATGGCAAGGATTTTGCCGTAAGGTCCCCGAACGTGATCTACGCATGATGGGGCATACGCACGCGCTGAGCGGGGCCGCGGCCTGGCTCCTCGTCGCGCCGGGGCTCGCCGCGCTTCCCGGCATGGGCGGTCCCCTGGCGGAGCTCGCCCCCATGGTCTCGGGGGTGCTGTCCCCGGGCGAGCTGATCGCCGGCGCGCTGATCTGCGCGGGCGCCGCCATGCTGCCCGACCTCGACCACCCGCACGCCACGATCGCCCAGACCTTCGGGCCCGCGACGTGGGTGCTGAGCAAAGTGGTCAACTGGGCCAGCGGAGGCCACCGCCACGCGACCCACTCGCTGGCGTTCGCGATCGTGGCCGGAGTGGGCACGCACTTCCTCGCCGACCGCTATCCCCTCGCGCGCGACATCGTGGTGGTCCTGATGATCGGCCTGGCGATCCGGGCCGTCGGCGTGGGCATCCCCGGCAAGACCATCACCTCGGCGCTGGTGAACATCGCGCTGACGGCCGCGACGTTCGTCTTCTTCCAGTCCCGCGGCCTGGACTACTACTGGCTCGGGCTCGCCGTCGCGATCGGGTGCCTGGCCCATGTGGTGGGGGACTGCCTGACCGAGCGGGGCTGCCCCGTCCTGTGGCCGCTCCAGCACCGCTGGCTGCTGCCCTGGAAGATCGGCATCAAGACGGGCAGGAAGTTCGAGGTGAAG
The Sphaerisporangium krabiense genome window above contains:
- a CDS encoding metal-dependent hydrolase; this encodes MMGHTHALSGAAAWLLVAPGLAALPGMGGPLAELAPMVSGVLSPGELIAGALICAGAAMLPDLDHPHATIAQTFGPATWVLSKVVNWASGGHRHATHSLAFAIVAGVGTHFLADRYPLARDIVVVLMIGLAIRAVGVGIPGKTITSALVNIALTAATFVFFQSRGLDYYWLGLAVAIGCLAHVVGDCLTERGCPVLWPLQHRWLLPWKIGIKTGRKFEVKILGPLLSVVVIGLFALRLMPAVA